Proteins from one Xenorhabdus griffiniae genomic window:
- the lptF gene encoding LPS export ABC transporter permease LptF codes for MIIIRYLVRETLKSQIAILFILSLIFFSQKLVEVLGTAVEGNIPANLVLSLLGLGVPEMAQLILPLSLFLGVLMTFSKLYTESEITVMHACGLGKSVLVKSALILALFTSALAAANVIWITPWSAKYKAQVLADAKANPSLAAIMEGRFKPSRDGNMVLYIGNVKGNSFENVFLAQLRPANDQRPSVVIADGGHMEERPNGNQVAVLHQGMRYEGTALLRDFRITEFTNYQAVIGHQKADIDNKVEQKSIEQLWHDTDNDSRAEFHWRLTLVASVLIMALMVVPLSVVNPRQGRILSMLPAMLLYLIFFLLQSSLHSNGSKGKLDPLFWMWLVNGVYFALAMTINLWDTVPMRKLRSRFKIQGAS; via the coding sequence GTGATCATCATTAGATATCTAGTACGGGAAACCCTGAAAAGCCAAATCGCAATACTGTTCATCTTATCGCTGATCTTTTTCAGCCAGAAATTAGTTGAAGTATTGGGTACGGCGGTAGAAGGGAATATTCCCGCAAATTTGGTTTTATCGTTGTTAGGTTTAGGTGTGCCAGAGATGGCGCAGCTTATTTTGCCCCTGAGTTTATTTCTTGGGGTATTAATGACGTTTAGCAAACTCTATACCGAAAGTGAAATCACCGTCATGCATGCCTGCGGATTGGGCAAGAGTGTATTGGTGAAATCAGCCCTTATTCTGGCTCTATTCACATCAGCGTTGGCGGCAGCTAACGTTATCTGGATCACGCCGTGGTCTGCCAAATATAAAGCGCAAGTCCTGGCGGATGCAAAAGCCAATCCAAGCCTTGCGGCGATCATGGAAGGGCGGTTTAAGCCTTCACGTGATGGCAACATGGTGCTGTATATCGGTAATGTGAAGGGCAATTCTTTTGAAAATGTGTTCCTGGCCCAGCTCCGCCCAGCGAATGATCAGCGTCCTTCTGTGGTCATTGCAGATGGCGGACATATGGAAGAACGCCCGAATGGAAATCAGGTGGCAGTACTCCATCAAGGAATGCGCTATGAAGGTACGGCATTATTGCGTGATTTCCGCATTACTGAGTTCACTAATTATCAGGCTGTGATTGGACACCAAAAGGCAGATATCGATAACAAAGTTGAACAAAAATCGATTGAACAGCTTTGGCATGACACCGACAATGACTCCCGCGCAGAATTTCACTGGCGCCTGACGTTGGTCGCTTCGGTGCTGATCATGGCGTTGATGGTAGTGCCGTTAAGTGTCGTGAATCCGCGTCAGGGGCGGATACTCAGTATGTTGCCAGCCATGTTGCTCTACCTGATTTTCTTCCTGTTGCAAAGCTCCCTGCATTCCAATGGCAGTAAAGGTAAACTTGATCCTCTGTTCTGGATGTGGTTGGTCAACGGAGTGTATTTTGCGTTGGCTATGACGATTAATTTGTGGGATACCGTACCCATGCGCAAACTACGTTCACGCTTTAAGATTCAAGGAGCGTCATAA
- a CDS encoding DNA polymerase III subunit chi — translation MKNATFYLLEKLLSEQSSSDDLQPHEWLACQLAADQWRAGKRVLIACESQQQAEKLDEALWQREPSQFVPHNLAGEGPRYGAPVELCWPQKRGNVPRDVLVTLLPHFADFATAFHEVIDFVPIDENLKQLARERYKSYRSVGFNLTMATPPTY, via the coding sequence ATGAAAAACGCCACCTTCTATTTATTAGAAAAGCTGTTATCGGAACAATCATCGTCAGATGATCTACAACCACATGAATGGCTGGCATGTCAGCTTGCTGCTGATCAATGGCGTGCAGGGAAACGGGTTCTGATTGCTTGTGAAAGCCAGCAACAAGCCGAAAAATTAGACGAAGCATTATGGCAGAGAGAGCCGAGCCAATTTGTACCGCACAATCTTGCCGGCGAAGGCCCTCGATACGGTGCTCCCGTAGAGTTATGCTGGCCACAAAAAAGAGGCAATGTCCCCCGCGATGTGTTAGTAACACTGCTTCCTCATTTTGCAGACTTTGCCACAGCTTTCCATGAAGTGATAGACTTCGTTCCTATTGATGAAAATCTGAAACAGTTAGCGCGCGAACGATATAAATCCTATCGTAGCGTCGGCTTTAATTTGACCATGGCAACCCCGCCAACCTATTAA
- the pepA gene encoding leucyl aminopeptidase → MEFSVKSGSPEKQRSACIIVGVFEPRRLSPIAEQLDKISNGYISALLRRGELEGKVGQTLLLHHVPNVLSERILLVGCGKERELDERQYKQIIQKTINTLNETGSMEAVCFLTELHVKARNNYWKVRQAVETAKESLYVFDQLKSSKNELRRPLRKMVFNVPTRRELTSGERAIQHGLAIASGIKAAKDLANMPPNICNAAYLASQARQLADNVANLTTKVIGEEQMKELGMNSYLAVGQGSQNESLMAIMEYKGSADANAKPIVLVGKGLTFDSGGISIKPAEGMDEMKYDMCGAASVYGAMRVVAELQLPINVIGVLAGCENMPGGRAYRPGDILTTMSGQTVEVTNTDAEGRLVLCDALTYVERFEPESVIDVATLTGACVIALGGHYTGLMSNHNPLAHELLNASEQAGDRAWRLPLADEYTEQLESNFADMVNSCGRSGGAITAGAFLSRFVSKYHWAHLDIAGTAWRSGKAKGATGRPVALLSQFLLNRSGLNSDD, encoded by the coding sequence ATGGAGTTTAGTGTAAAGAGCGGTAGCCCGGAGAAACAGCGCAGTGCCTGTATTATTGTCGGCGTGTTTGAACCCCGCCGTCTTTCCCCTATCGCAGAGCAACTTGACAAAATAAGTAATGGCTATATCAGTGCCTTATTGCGCCGTGGTGAACTTGAAGGCAAGGTAGGTCAAACCTTGTTGCTACATCATGTTCCAAATGTACTGTCAGAGCGTATTTTGCTGGTAGGCTGTGGGAAAGAACGTGAACTGGATGAGCGCCAGTATAAGCAAATTATCCAGAAAACGATCAATACCCTCAACGAAACCGGCTCAATGGAAGCAGTTTGTTTCTTGACAGAGCTGCATGTGAAGGCACGCAATAATTACTGGAAAGTACGTCAGGCGGTCGAAACAGCCAAAGAGTCATTGTATGTTTTTGATCAGCTCAAAAGCAGCAAAAATGAGCTACGTCGCCCGCTGCGTAAAATGGTGTTCAATGTACCGACCCGCCGCGAATTGACCAGCGGTGAACGCGCTATTCAGCATGGTCTTGCCATTGCATCGGGTATCAAGGCGGCGAAAGATCTCGCCAATATGCCACCCAATATCTGTAATGCTGCGTATTTGGCATCACAGGCGCGCCAGCTTGCTGACAACGTGGCTAATCTGACCACCAAAGTTATTGGTGAAGAACAGATGAAAGAGCTGGGTATGAATTCTTATCTGGCGGTTGGTCAGGGTTCGCAGAATGAATCTTTGATGGCCATTATGGAATATAAAGGCAGCGCAGACGCCAATGCGAAACCGATCGTATTGGTGGGTAAAGGGCTGACATTTGATTCCGGTGGCATCTCGATCAAACCAGCTGAAGGTATGGATGAGATGAAATATGATATGTGCGGTGCAGCTTCCGTCTATGGCGCCATGCGTGTTGTTGCCGAACTGCAATTGCCAATCAATGTCATCGGTGTCCTGGCGGGTTGTGAAAATATGCCTGGCGGACGCGCCTATCGCCCTGGAGACATTTTGACTACTATGTCCGGCCAGACCGTTGAAGTGACAAACACCGATGCGGAAGGTCGTCTGGTACTGTGCGATGCGCTGACTTATGTTGAGCGTTTTGAACCAGAATCAGTCATCGATGTCGCCACCTTGACCGGCGCTTGTGTTATCGCACTGGGCGGTCACTATACTGGCCTGATGTCCAACCATAATCCCCTGGCGCATGAACTGCTGAATGCTTCAGAGCAAGCGGGCGATCGTGCATGGCGTCTGCCGTTGGCTGATGAGTATACCGAACAGTTAGAATCCAATTTTGCGGATATGGTAAACTCGTGCGGACGCTCTGGTGGTGCCATTACCGCAGGTGCTTTCCTGTCCCGTTTTGTCAGCAAATACCACTGGGCACATCTGGATATCGCAGGTACAGCATGGCGTTCAGGTAAAGCGAAAGGGGCAACTGGCCGTCCGGTTGCGCTCCTGTCACAATTCCTGTTAAATCGTTCAGGTTTAAATTCTGATGATTAA
- the ampH gene encoding D-alanyl-D-alanine-carboxypeptidase/endopeptidase AmpH, whose protein sequence is MKKRLYKLCAVSVMTWAISACADSGYSHQKKFQQSNAQPAKWEVFESNDKIKNIATALVNQYSQSIFAEGNPLGMAMVVIDNNQIIHRSFGETYPGSGIKPHQDSLIRIASITKLMTSEIMVKLAQKKRLKITDPLQKYTHYGVHVPDYDANQPIRLYHLASHTSGLPREQPGGKWGRPVFIWPTQSNRWTWLNTAGIDAAPGTTASYSNLAYDLLADALAKATGKPYSRLLQEEITHPYRMKDTTLTPTPSQCARLMAGIKSSPCVNTIAAAGSGGIYSTPADMQRWMQQFLSSHNQLRKQTASREQGIYFKRADLKSIKGMDVAGLADGIGLGWVYMDAKGIYQKTGGGGGFNTYMAMIPENNIGVFVVMTRKEQSKFSRVTSGVNELVAALASNHKQI, encoded by the coding sequence ATGAAAAAACGGCTATATAAACTGTGTGCAGTTTCCGTCATGACATGGGCGATTTCAGCTTGTGCAGATTCTGGTTATTCACACCAGAAAAAATTTCAGCAATCTAATGCGCAACCAGCAAAATGGGAAGTGTTCGAGAGTAATGACAAGATTAAGAACATAGCTACGGCATTGGTCAATCAGTATTCCCAATCCATCTTTGCAGAAGGCAATCCTTTGGGAATGGCGATGGTGGTGATCGATAATAATCAGATTATCCATCGCAGTTTTGGAGAAACCTATCCAGGCAGCGGTATTAAGCCACACCAAGACTCTTTAATTCGTATTGCTTCTATTACCAAATTGATGACCAGCGAGATCATGGTTAAGTTGGCACAAAAGAAACGTCTCAAGATCACTGATCCGTTGCAGAAATACACTCATTACGGTGTCCATGTGCCGGATTATGACGCTAACCAACCAATCCGGTTATATCATCTGGCGAGCCATACCAGCGGGTTACCACGGGAACAGCCTGGTGGAAAATGGGGGCGCCCTGTATTTATTTGGCCAACCCAATCGAACCGCTGGACCTGGCTGAACACCGCAGGAATAGATGCTGCGCCTGGCACGACAGCTTCGTATTCCAATCTGGCCTATGATTTATTAGCTGATGCCCTTGCTAAAGCAACAGGAAAACCCTATTCCCGTCTGCTGCAAGAGGAAATTACCCACCCTTATCGCATGAAAGATACAACACTGACGCCCACACCATCCCAATGCGCCCGTTTGATGGCTGGAATTAAATCCAGCCCTTGCGTAAACACCATTGCCGCCGCGGGCAGTGGCGGGATTTATTCTACTCCCGCAGATATGCAGCGCTGGATGCAACAGTTTTTATCTTCCCATAATCAGTTAAGGAAACAGACTGCCAGTCGTGAGCAAGGTATCTACTTTAAGCGTGCCGATCTGAAATCAATCAAAGGAATGGATGTTGCAGGCTTGGCGGATGGTATAGGGCTTGGCTGGGTATATATGGATGCCAAAGGTATTTATCAGAAAACAGGCGGTGGCGGTGGATTTAATACCTATATGGCAATGATCCCTGAAAACAATATCGGCGTATTTGTGGTAATGACACGCAAAGAGCAAAGCAAATTTAGTCGTGTGACGAGTGGAGTTAATGAATTAGTTGCAGCATTAGCGAGCAATCATAAGCAAATTTAG
- a CDS encoding tyrosine-type recombinase/integrase — MKLNARQIETAKPKEKSYKLADGAGLYLEITPRGSKYWRMKYHRPTDKKEDRLAFGVYPAVSLADARAKRDEAKKLLAQGIDPKAEKKDAQAESKGAYTFERIAREWHASNKRWSEDHRDRIMRSFEQYIFPYIGTLDIRALRTSQLLAPIQAVDTDGKHDIAQRLQQRVAAIMRYAVQNDILEYSPANDMAGTLTIVKPKHHPALPHERLPEFLARLSCYRGRLLTKIAVELTLLTFVRSSEMRFARWEEIDLKRAVWHIPATRKPIDGVKHSQRGMKMKTEHIVPLSHQAISLIETLHRLSGESEVMFPGDHDPKKVMSENTVNNALRAMGYDTKTEVCGHGFRTMARGAMGESGLWSDDAIERQLSHIERNNVRAAYIHTSKHLDERRLMVQWWADYLDANKEQFVTPYDFAKPFRDRKNQ, encoded by the coding sequence ATGAAACTAAACGCCCGACAAATCGAGACTGCGAAACCTAAAGAGAAATCCTATAAATTAGCGGATGGCGCTGGCTTATATCTCGAAATCACGCCGCGCGGTTCTAAATACTGGCGCATGAAGTATCACCGTCCCACCGACAAAAAAGAAGATCGGTTGGCCTTTGGTGTTTATCCTGCCGTTTCATTAGCTGATGCTCGCGCTAAACGGGATGAAGCTAAAAAATTGCTCGCTCAAGGGATTGATCCCAAAGCAGAGAAAAAAGACGCACAAGCCGAATCAAAGGGGGCATATACTTTTGAACGGATCGCCCGTGAATGGCACGCCAGCAATAAACGGTGGAGTGAAGACCATCGAGACCGGATTATGCGAAGTTTTGAACAATACATTTTCCCTTATATTGGTACTCTCGATATTCGCGCTTTACGAACCAGTCAACTGTTGGCACCAATCCAAGCCGTTGATACTGATGGTAAACATGATATAGCCCAGAGATTACAACAGCGTGTAGCTGCCATTATGCGTTACGCAGTTCAAAATGACATTCTTGAATATAGCCCTGCCAATGATATGGCGGGCACTCTCACCATAGTAAAACCCAAACATCACCCTGCATTGCCTCATGAACGTCTGCCTGAATTTTTGGCTCGTCTTTCCTGTTATCGCGGGCGCTTGCTGACCAAAATTGCAGTAGAACTGACTTTATTAACATTTGTTCGTTCCAGTGAAATGAGATTCGCCCGTTGGGAAGAAATCGATCTTAAAAGGGCTGTCTGGCATATACCAGCGACACGAAAACCCATTGATGGTGTTAAGCATTCTCAACGTGGTATGAAAATGAAAACAGAACACATTGTACCGTTGAGCCATCAGGCTATTTCGCTTATCGAAACCTTACACAGACTGAGCGGAGAGAGTGAGGTAATGTTTCCCGGTGATCACGATCCAAAGAAAGTGATGAGTGAAAACACCGTTAATAATGCGTTGCGAGCGATGGGCTATGACACCAAAACAGAAGTTTGCGGACACGGATTTCGCACAATGGCACGCGGAGCAATGGGCGAATCTGGCCTGTGGAGTGATGACGCAATCGAGCGCCAGCTAAGCCATATAGAAAGAAATAATGTCCGGGCGGCGTATATTCACACATCCAAACATTTGGATGAACGGCGGCTGATGGTGCAATGGTGGGCGGATTACCTAGATGCTAACAAGGAGCAATTTGTAACTCCTTATGATTTTGCCAAACCGTTTCGTGATAGAAAAAATCAGTAG
- a CDS encoding toprim domain-containing protein: protein MMADIQHTQTHPKFTYSDKTGRQKPLDLIQSVKKSAMYHWENLLPACGVDIPAKGKHGTCPICGGTDRFHFIDDHHNGNWHCRQCDAPNYGDGLDLVAKTNRISITEAAKVVANVLALPLPESKPAKETIQTTQPIAEKVAALMTLTVAGESPYLTAKGLHCSNQRLLKDGSLLLPLVTLDKKVTGAQIIKLDGTKKLLSGSQKKSAFIALSKLGEHPGTVIITEGYATALTVSQLHQGTVLAAIDAGNLLSVAQSVREHWPDTKIIIAADNDWYLPDELDKNGKPKKNVGKIAAEKAAKAINGWVTLPPTEYKTDWDDYRQQHGVGIARKAFTQELYQPTLIKKKAAV from the coding sequence ATGATGGCTGATATACAGCATACCCAAACTCACCCTAAATTTACATATTCAGATAAAACAGGCAGACAAAAACCGCTCGACCTAATCCAATCCGTGAAAAAATCTGCTATGTATCATTGGGAAAATCTTCTACCTGCCTGTGGTGTTGATATTCCCGCAAAAGGCAAACATGGCACCTGTCCTATTTGCGGCGGAACTGACCGTTTTCACTTTATTGATGATCACCATAACGGCAACTGGCATTGCCGCCAGTGTGACGCTCCAAACTATGGCGATGGACTGGATTTAGTGGCAAAAACCAACAGGATCTCGATTACGGAAGCTGCTAAAGTTGTGGCTAACGTGCTGGCGCTGCCTTTGCCAGAATCCAAACCAGCCAAAGAAACCATTCAAACAACACAGCCAATTGCCGAAAAAGTAGCGGCACTAATGACGCTAACTGTCGCCGGAGAATCGCCCTATTTGACTGCAAAAGGATTGCATTGTTCTAACCAGCGATTACTGAAAGATGGTTCGTTATTATTGCCATTGGTAACACTGGATAAAAAAGTTACAGGTGCGCAGATCATCAAACTGGATGGAACAAAGAAATTACTGTCTGGTAGCCAAAAGAAAAGTGCTTTTATTGCATTATCAAAGTTGGGAGAACATCCAGGCACAGTGATCATTACCGAAGGTTACGCCACGGCATTGACCGTTAGCCAATTACATCAAGGCACCGTTCTGGCTGCAATAGATGCAGGTAATTTGCTCTCTGTAGCTCAATCAGTCCGGGAACACTGGCCTGATACGAAAATCATTATTGCCGCAGATAATGATTGGTATCTTCCCGATGAGTTGGATAAGAACGGTAAACCGAAAAAGAATGTTGGCAAAATTGCGGCAGAAAAGGCCGCCAAAGCGATCAATGGATGGGTAACGTTACCACCAACTGAGTACAAAACCGACTGGGACGATTATCGCCAGCAACATGGAGTGGGAATAGCACGGAAAGCCTTTACTCAGGAGCTTTATCAACCAACACTAATCAAGAAAAAAGCAGCCGTTTAG
- a CDS encoding valine--tRNA ligase gives MEKTPATQTQSEPSLDKTYNPAEIEQPLYNHWEQSGYFKPNGDTSRESFCIVIPPPNVTGSLHMGHAFQQTIMDTMVRYQRMQGKNTLWQAGTDHAGIATQMVVERKIAAEEGKTRHDYGREAFIDKIWQWKAESGGNISNQMRRLGNSVDWERERFTMDEGLSKAVKEAFVRLYQDDLIYRGKRLVNWDPKLRTAISDLEVENREVKGSMWHLRYPLADGVKTAEGKDYLIVATTRPETMLGDTGVAVNPEDPRYKDLIGKEILLPLVNRRIPIVGDEHADMEKGTGCVKITPAHDFNDYEVGKRHSLPMINILTFDGDIREAAEVFDSNGEVSAIYSTDIPAEYRGMERFAARKAIVAEFEKQGLLVEIKPHDLTVPYGDRGGVVIEPMLTDQWYVRTAPLAKVALEAVENGDIQFVPKQYENMYYSWMRDIQDWCISRQLWWGHRIPAWYDAQGNVYVGRDEEEVRREHNLGADITLTQDEDVLDTWFSSGLWTFSTLGWPEQTDALKTFHPTDVLVSGFDIIFFWIARMIMLTMHFIKDENGKPQVPFKTVYMTGLIRDEEGQKMSKSKGNVIDPLDMIDGISLEELLEKRTGNMMQPQLAEKIRKRTEKQFPEGIEAHGTDALRFTLAALASTGRDINWDMKRLQGYRNFCNKLWNASRFVLMNTEGQDCGQNGGEMSLSLADRWILAEFNQTVKAYREALDTHRFDIAANILYEFTWNQFCDWYLELSKPAINKGTEAEVRAARHTLIEVLEGLLRLAHPIIPFITETIWQRVKVVKGIDADTIMLQPFPEFDQAKADELALNDLEWIKETIIAVRNIRAEMNIAPSKPLEVLLRDANHDAQRRVAENLNFIQAMGRLSSVTVLAAEEEAPVSVTKLINGAEVLIPMAGLINKDAELARLDKEIEKLDKEISGIETKLANEGFVSRAPEAVVAKERERLATNNAAKEKLLTQKETIAAL, from the coding sequence ATGGAAAAGACACCCGCTACTCAAACGCAATCTGAGCCATCTCTCGATAAAACGTACAATCCGGCAGAGATAGAGCAACCCCTTTACAACCACTGGGAACAGAGTGGTTACTTCAAGCCGAATGGCGATACCAGCCGCGAAAGTTTCTGCATCGTCATTCCACCCCCCAACGTCACCGGCAGCCTGCATATGGGACACGCATTCCAGCAGACTATCATGGATACCATGGTGCGTTACCAACGTATGCAGGGTAAAAATACTCTGTGGCAAGCAGGGACTGACCATGCGGGTATCGCAACCCAAATGGTTGTTGAGCGTAAGATCGCGGCAGAAGAAGGCAAAACCCGCCATGATTATGGTCGTGAAGCTTTTATCGACAAGATTTGGCAGTGGAAAGCAGAATCGGGTGGCAATATCTCCAACCAGATGCGCCGTCTGGGTAACTCCGTAGATTGGGAGCGTGAGCGCTTCACTATGGATGAAGGTTTGTCCAAAGCGGTTAAAGAAGCCTTTGTTCGCCTGTATCAGGATGATCTGATTTACCGTGGCAAACGCCTGGTTAACTGGGACCCGAAATTGCGCACGGCGATTTCTGATCTGGAAGTTGAAAACCGTGAAGTAAAAGGTTCCATGTGGCACCTGCGCTATCCGCTGGCTGACGGCGTTAAGACTGCAGAAGGTAAAGACTACCTGATTGTTGCCACAACCCGTCCCGAAACCATGCTGGGGGATACCGGTGTTGCCGTGAACCCGGAAGATCCACGTTATAAGGATCTGATTGGCAAAGAGATCCTCCTGCCACTGGTGAACCGTCGTATTCCTATCGTTGGCGATGAACATGCTGACATGGAAAAAGGCACTGGCTGCGTGAAAATCACCCCAGCCCACGATTTCAATGACTATGAAGTCGGTAAGCGCCACAGCCTGCCAATGATCAATATCCTGACCTTCGACGGCGATATTCGTGAAGCGGCAGAAGTCTTCGACAGCAACGGCGAAGTTTCCGCTATCTACTCGACGGATATTCCTGCCGAATACCGTGGCATGGAGCGTTTCGCTGCCCGTAAAGCGATTGTGGCGGAATTTGAAAAACAGGGCCTGCTGGTTGAGATCAAACCTCATGACCTGACGGTCCCCTACGGCGACCGTGGTGGCGTGGTTATCGAACCCATGCTAACCGACCAATGGTATGTTCGCACTGCACCACTGGCAAAAGTGGCGCTTGAAGCAGTTGAGAACGGTGATATCCAGTTCGTGCCAAAACAGTACGAAAACATGTACTACTCCTGGATGCGTGATATTCAGGATTGGTGTATTTCCCGTCAATTGTGGTGGGGCCACCGTATTCCGGCGTGGTATGACGCACAAGGCAACGTTTATGTTGGTCGCGATGAAGAAGAAGTTCGCCGCGAGCACAATCTGGGTGCAGATATCACCCTGACTCAAGACGAAGACGTACTGGATACCTGGTTCTCCTCTGGCCTGTGGACATTCTCTACCCTTGGCTGGCCTGAGCAGACTGACGCGCTGAAAACCTTCCATCCAACGGATGTTCTGGTCAGTGGCTTCGACATTATCTTTTTCTGGATTGCCCGCATGATCATGCTGACCATGCACTTCATCAAAGATGAAAACGGCAAACCACAAGTGCCATTCAAAACAGTCTACATGACTGGCCTGATCCGCGATGAAGAAGGCCAAAAAATGTCAAAATCCAAAGGGAACGTTATCGACCCTCTGGATATGATCGATGGTATCTCGCTGGAAGAGCTGCTGGAAAAACGTACCGGCAATATGATGCAGCCACAACTGGCAGAGAAAATCCGCAAGCGTACCGAAAAACAGTTCCCGGAAGGCATTGAAGCCCACGGTACTGACGCCTTGCGTTTCACTCTGGCCGCACTGGCTTCTACCGGTCGTGATATCAACTGGGACATGAAGCGCCTGCAAGGTTATCGCAACTTCTGTAACAAACTGTGGAACGCCAGCCGTTTCGTGCTGATGAACACAGAAGGCCAAGATTGCGGCCAAAACGGTGGTGAAATGTCGCTGTCACTGGCAGATCGCTGGATCCTGGCAGAGTTCAACCAGACCGTTAAAGCCTATCGTGAAGCGCTGGATACTCACCGTTTCGACATCGCCGCTAACATTCTTTATGAATTCACCTGGAACCAATTCTGTGACTGGTATCTGGAGCTGTCCAAACCGGCAATCAACAAAGGGACAGAAGCCGAAGTCCGTGCGGCTCGCCATACCCTGATTGAAGTTTTGGAAGGTTTGCTGCGTTTGGCACACCCAATCATTCCATTTATCACTGAAACCATCTGGCAGCGTGTGAAAGTGGTCAAAGGTATTGATGCGGATACCATCATGCTGCAACCGTTCCCTGAATTCGATCAGGCGAAAGCAGATGAATTGGCCCTGAACGATCTGGAGTGGATCAAGGAAACTATCATTGCCGTGCGTAACATTCGTGCCGAAATGAACATCGCACCAAGCAAGCCACTGGAAGTTCTGCTGCGTGATGCAAATCATGATGCACAACGCCGTGTCGCTGAAAACCTCAATTTCATTCAGGCAATGGGGCGTCTTTCTTCTGTTACTGTGTTAGCAGCAGAAGAAGAAGCACCTGTTTCTGTCACCAAACTGATCAATGGGGCTGAAGTGCTGATCCCAATGGCTGGTTTGATTAATAAAGATGCAGAACTGGCGCGTCTGGATAAAGAAATCGAGAAGCTGGATAAAGAGATCAGCGGTATTGAAACCAAACTGGCTAACGAAGGTTTTGTCAGCCGTGCACCCGAAGCCGTTGTTGCCAAAGAGCGCGAACGCCTGGCGACCAACAATGCCGCAAAAGAAAAACTACTGACGCAGAAAGAGACTATCGCTGCACTGTAA
- the lptG gene encoding LPS export ABC transporter permease LptG, with product MFGVLDRYIGRTILQTILMTLFMLVSLSGIIKFVDQLRKVGQGEYTAFSAGIYTLLSIPKDIQIFFPMAALLGALLGLGALATRSELVVMQASGFTRLQVAGSVMKTAIPLVLLTMVIGEWVAPQGEQLARNYRSQKMYGGSLMSTTKGLWAKDGYDFVYIQSVGKDNALNGVNIYHVDDNKKLLSIRYAASAVYDKDNHQWKLSQVEESDLTQDGRITGSQRISADWKSRLTPEKLGVVSLDPEALSIRGLHQYITYLQQGQQDAGRYQLNMWKKIFAPLSVAVMMLMALSFIFGPLRSVPMGFRVVVGISMGFVFYVLNEIFGPLSLVYSMPPILGALLPSLLFFSVSVYLLLYRK from the coding sequence ATGTTTGGGGTATTGGATAGATATATTGGCCGGACCATCCTGCAAACCATCCTGATGACTTTATTTATGCTGGTATCGCTTTCCGGCATTATTAAATTTGTCGATCAGCTCCGCAAAGTCGGGCAGGGGGAATATACTGCATTTTCCGCTGGTATTTATACCCTGCTGAGCATTCCCAAAGATATTCAGATCTTCTTCCCAATGGCTGCTCTGCTTGGGGCTTTATTGGGCTTGGGAGCACTAGCAACACGTAGTGAGCTGGTGGTTATGCAGGCCTCTGGCTTTACCCGCCTGCAAGTGGCGGGATCAGTCATGAAAACCGCTATCCCGCTGGTCTTGCTGACAATGGTGATTGGCGAATGGGTTGCTCCGCAAGGAGAGCAGCTTGCCCGTAATTATCGCTCGCAAAAAATGTATGGTGGCTCATTGATGTCCACGACCAAAGGACTTTGGGCGAAAGATGGCTATGATTTTGTCTATATCCAGAGTGTCGGGAAGGATAACGCTTTAAATGGCGTCAACATCTATCATGTTGATGACAACAAAAAATTGTTATCCATCAGGTATGCGGCTTCTGCGGTGTATGACAAAGATAACCATCAATGGAAGTTATCTCAGGTTGAAGAATCCGATTTAACCCAAGATGGGCGGATCACGGGGTCACAGCGTATTTCTGCGGACTGGAAAAGTCGGCTGACACCAGAAAAGTTAGGCGTCGTTTCTCTTGATCCTGAAGCGCTTTCTATACGCGGCCTGCATCAATACATTACTTACCTGCAACAGGGCCAACAGGATGCCGGACGTTACCAGCTTAATATGTGGAAGAAAATCTTTGCACCTTTATCGGTTGCGGTGATGATGCTGATGGCACTTTCCTTTATCTTCGGGCCACTGCGTAGCGTACCGATGGGATTCAGGGTTGTGGTGGGGATCAGTATGGGCTTTGTGTTTTATGTTTTGAATGAAATATTCGGCCCGCTTAGTTTGGTTTATAGTATGCCGCCGATATTAGGGGCACTGTTGCCAAGTCTGTTGTTTTTTTCAGTAAGTGTTTACTTACTTTTATATAGAAAATAA